CCCCTTCACGCTGCACAAACTGGCAGTCGATACCAATATCCGACAAATCCGCCAGCGTATCCTGAATCGTACGCCGCGGCATGGCGGTCAACTCAACCAGACTGGAAAGGCTGTGCTCCTGCTGAGCTACCAGCCAGCTGAGATAAAGTTTGCGGTAAAAGGCCTTCTGCTGTTTTGACACCACTGCTTTTGTATCCCTTTGTTAATTCACCCCATCAAGAGCGAAACCAGACTCTGTTGCCCGGCGGCTGGCAACCAACAAAA
This Pokkaliibacter sp. MBI-7 DNA region includes the following protein-coding sequences:
- a CDS encoding winged helix-turn-helix domain-containing protein, with amino-acid sequence MVSKQQKAFYRKLYLSWLVAQQEHSLSSLVELTAMPRRTIQDTLADLSDIGIDCQFVQREGGRHNEGYYQLRSWGPINPSWVEEHLPALQQALAPADM